ATTTTTTAACGAACATTTAGCCAAATAAAGATCCTTTTCGTGAGCCTCATGACTGTGCAACAGCTTTGCATAGTCTGTAAATGACATTGTTTTGAGAGGAACCCCGCTGCCAATGTTTTGCCAAGTGCGTTTATCTTGTTGATATCTTTCGCGTCCGTAATAACGAAAAAGAAATTCTTGCCGATCTAACTGTTTGCAAAGATACTCTAGATTCCAGTCATCTACTTTTAATCCAGTAATAATAACTGGAGTTCCCGTTTTCTGATATCTTTCAAAAAATAAATCTGGCGATATCGACGATAGCTCCATCCGTGAAATTGAGACTGCTGTATTATCAGCTATGCTGTCAGCAGTATTATCAGTAGTTAAACGCATAAAAAAATGAAGAGTAAGATATACTTTCCGTAACCTACCCATCGAGGCAAGAAAAAATACTTTTTTAATACAATTTAAATAATTATTAATAACTTTTAGCTTGGCAAGACATAGAAATATATTAACGATTGCTAAACAAAGCGCACTCGAAATAATTAGGTAAAGCAATTATTATTTATAATAACGCAGACAAAAGGTGTGAGGAGCCAATGACGAATTTATTGCTACCACTGTTGCAAACTGTTGCCGAGCATACAAAGGATAACTTTGTTAAAAAAACGCGCCAAGTTGAAGCAGTACAAGAGCGATTTCTGCGAGATTTACTACGAGCTTATCAGGCGACAGAGTTAGGGCAAAAGTATGAATTTAAAGATATTAGAACTGCCGAGCAATTTCGCCAGCGTGTCCCCACATCATCCTACAGTAGCTATGCACCCTACTGCGATCGCATTGCCCAGGGGGAACAGAACATTCTCACCCCCGATCCCGTTGTTTTTTTTAACCTGTCGAGTGGTTCTACAGGAGCGCACAAGCTCATCCCAGTCACCAAACGCTTTCAAAACTCCTTGCGCCGTCCCAACTTAACTAGTATTGGCTTTCTCAGCTCGGCATTAAGACAACGGGGTTCTAAATTTGGCAAAGCGATCGCCACTAACTCAACTCAACTGATGGGACGTACCAGTGGTGGAATTCCCTACGGTCCCGCTAGCGTTGGAGTCCTACGGATGGGAAAATTTCTCTGCGAGCAAATATTTGCTCATCCCTTTGAGACACTGCAAGCAGCCGATAGCCTGACGCGCCATTATCTTTGTCTGCTATTTGCGCTACAACAGCCAGATACAAGGGGAATAGTCGCCAACTTCCCCATGCTGATCCTCCGCACCTGCGGCTATTTAGAACAATATGCAGAAGACTTTATTCGCGACATTGACAAAGGAATGCTTGCACCTTGGTTGCAACTAGAACCAGAATTGCGCTTAAAACTAGAACGGCAAATAGTCGCTAACCCCAACCGTGCCAAGCAACTACAAGAAATCTTGCAAGCAGAAGGTAGACTCACCCCCGAAGCAGTATGGTCGAATCTTGCCTTCACAGTTGCAGCCAGAGGCGGGACTTCAGATTTTTACTTCGAGCGCTTTCCGACTTACTTTAGCAAGACACCAGGTTTTGGCGCGGTTTGTTGTTCGTCAGAAGGCGCGTTTGGCATTTACCCAGAGCTAAATTCTGATGCCAGTATTTTAGCGATCGAAAGTGCATTTTTTGAGTTTATTCCTCAAGATCAGTGGGATGTAGAACAACCAAAAACACTACTACCTAGCGAAGTCAAACCTGGAAACTACTACCGAATTTTGATGAGTAATTACAGCGGCTTCTATCGCTACGACATTGGCGATGTCATGGAAGTCGTCGGATTTTACGAACAAGCACCACTGATTGTATTCCGCCATCGGCGCGGTGGCTTGCTGTCTTCAACCTCAGAAAAAACTACGGAATTTCATGTTACTCAAGTCATGCAGGTATTACAACAAGAATTTGACTTACCTCTAGAAGATTTTTGTATTACCTTATCGGATGATGTCATTCCCGCATATTATTTGGTGAATATCGAGCTTGCGCCTGGAAAAATATTAGAAAATCCGCAGCAATTTCTCGATCGCTTTGACCGTCAGCTGAGTGCAATTCACACTTCCTACGCCGTCAAGCGGATTAACAACGATCAAATTCCCCCGCCAAGATTGCGAATTCTTGCCCCTGGCAGCTTTGCGATCGTGCGGCAAAGGCAATTAGAGAAAGGAGTACCAGATTCTCAACTAAAATTTCCCCACATCAGCGAAGACCGCAATTTTCTCGCTGGCTTGCAAGTGGAACGAGAAGTACAGTTGTCAGTGACCAGTGACCAGTGACCAGTTATCAGGGAGCAGGGAGACAAGGGAGACAAGGGAGACAAGGGAGACAAGGGAGAAAAAATTCTCCCTTGTCTCCTCTCACACTTCCCACACTTCCCATACTCTATTTACTACTAGCCACTAACCACCAGCCACTCCTCAATTACCAGTTACTTCGACACCAAATTGTCATATTCTAAACACAATTAATCTGCTTGAATCAGTATTTGATGAGTTGAGAAAGCTGAATGGTCAATCTCGTTCTGTCCGCTTTAAATGCTGTTACAGATTTGACAAAGGCAAACTTTATCAAAAAAACTCGCCGGACGGCAGAAGTACAAGAACGGTTTTTATTACGCTTGTTACAAGCTCATCGCGATACAGAATTTGGTAGAAAATATCAGCTCGGTGAGATTAAAACAGTCGATCGCTTTCGCGATCGAGTGCCAATTTTACCGTATTCCAGCTACGAACCTTTTCTGGAGCGCATTGCCAATGGCAAGCAAAATATCCTAACAGCCGATCCGGTGGTGTACTTGACGCTGACGAGTGGTTCGACGGGGAAAAAGAAAATGATTCCGACGACGAGGCGATCGCAAAATATCACTCGTCAAGCTACCCTAACCAGTATGGGTTTTCTAACCGCCGCCTTACGTTCTAGAGGGCAACAGTTTGGCAAAATTCTCCTGACAAATTCTACTCAACAATGGGGACGTACTAGTGCTGGTATTCCCTACGGTCCTGCTAGTGCTGGTGTCCTCAGCATGGATAAATGGCTGTACGGGCAATTTTTTGCTCAGCCATACGAGACTCTCCAAGTCGCAGATAGCTCTGCCCGTCACTACCTCGCCTTATTATTTGCCTTACAAGATCCTTTAATGCGGGGGATGTTAGCTAACTTTCCAATGCTCATCCTCCGTACCTGCAACTATTTGGAAAAATTTGGTGAAGACCTAATCCACGATATCGAAACAGGAACCATTGCCAATTGGTTAGAAGTAGAACCGGAACTACGACTGGCATTAGAGCAGCGCTTATCAGCCAATCCAGTTCGAGCCAATGAATTACGGGAAATTCTCCAGTCGGAAGGTAAGCTCACCCCTCATCTCGCCTGGTCAAATTTGTCTTTTGTCGCCTGCGCCCGTGGAGGTACGTCCGACTTTTACTTTCAGCGATTCCCTACCTACTTCAACAATACACCCATTTTCGGCGCAGTATTTTCTTCTGCCGAAGGGATGTTTAGTATCTATCACGAACTCGACGACGACAGCAGCATTTTAGCCCTGGAAAGCGGTTTTTTTGAATTTATCCCGCAAGACCAGTGGCAAGAAGAACAACCGAAAACGCTACTCGCTACCGAAGTCAGATCGGGAGAACGCTATCGCATTCTGACTACGAGCTATAACGGATTTTATCGCTACGATATTGGCGATGTTATCGAGGTAGTCGGATTTTACGAGCAAGCACCGCTAATCGTATTTCGTCACCGTCAAGGTGGATTGATTTCTTCTACGACAGAAAAGACGACGGAAGCCCATGCGACTCAGGTGATGCAAGCCGTACAGCAGGAATTTAGCTTATTACTAGAAGATTTTTGTATGACTTTATCGGAAAATGATTTTCCCGCTCGCTACCTGCTCAATATTGAGTTAGCTAATGGCTACAAGCTTGAAGATCCGCAAGCTTTTTTAAGCGAGTGCGATCGCAAATTACAAGCAGCAAACACCCACTATGAAATTAGCCGCAAAGATCCGATTCCGCCACCCCGACTGCGAATTTTAGCTCCTGGTAGCTTTGCCATCCTCCGCCAGCGACAGATAGAAAAGGGCATTCCCGATTCTCAACTCAAGTTTCCCCACATCAGCGAAGATCGCAATTTCTTATCTGGCTTGCAGGTACAGCAAGAAGTGAGGTTACCAGAAGATGAAGCATAGGATGGAGGGGACAAGGGAGACAAGGAGGACAAGGGAGCAATTCAAAAAATTCAAAATTCATTCACGCACCACGCACCACTCACCACTCATTCCTGACTCCCGAATACGAGCAACAGCATCCCGATGACAATCGAAGCACTTGCAGCCGTGTAAAAAGCAGCTTCTATGCCATTGTTTTTGACGATAAAGCCTAACACAATTGGACAGAAAGATTGCCCGATGAAGCCCGCGCCAGCCCCCGCTGATAGAACGCTCGATCGCAACTGGGAAGGCGCAAGACTCGCTAGAGCATCGTAAAGGTTGGGTAGGATCAGACCAAACCCAGCACCAAAACCGACCGCAGCTAACATAATTAAACTAATCTCTCGTAAAAAGGGAATTGTGCTAAGTGTCAGCGCCATCATGATGAAGCCTACAGCCGTAGCTTTATACAAACCCAACGATTGAGATAGCTTTCTGGCTCCAAAAGCAGAAATAATGGCTGCACCCAGAGCGCGAGAAGCTAAGACGAGGCTGTTAGTTAGCGTATTGGCATTAATCGTGTCTTTGAAATACTGCGGGGTATAGAAGACAACCGAGTACATCACGATTGATGTCAAGCTCAGAGTTAGCAATAACCAAATTGTTTGGTAGCGTCCTAAAACTTGCCATAGTTTATGCTTAGGTCGTTGCTCTGTTTTGACTGAAGTACGTTCGGGTGGCTGTGGCAAAATCTTGGCTGTCAATACTGCCAATGGTAGCCCGATCGCGTATAGGCAGAAAATGTATCGCCAGTGGAAGAAATAGCCTACTCCGCCCCCTAACAATGGAAAGACGATCCCCGCTAGCGTCAGCGTCCCCGTGGCGTAACCTAATGCTTTGGCTCGTTCCTCGCCCTCATACATACTCGTGAGCAGACCCAAGCTAGCAGATGTAATTCCAGCTGTAGCGATGCCCAAACATCCTCGCAACGCGATTAAGGGGAGGAAATTGTCTACCGTGACTCCCGCAGCACCAAAGACGGCATAGCAAAGTAGGGAAACTACGAGTACCTTTACTCTCCCCACGCGATCGGAGAGAATTCCCAAGGGAAGACTAAAAAGACCCAGCGCCCAAACATGAGCGGCTGCTAAATAACCGCCAATCTCTGGAGCCAGCTGAAGTTGATGTTTGATCTCCCCCAAGGCAGGGTTAAACACTGCTCCAGTCATCGTAGTTAGGGAGCCAGCCGCCATCAACACCATTAACTGTGGGTTACGGGCGATCGCGGCAAAAGCTACTGTTGGCGATAGTGATAATTTGCGCATGTTGAGGAAGTCGTCACTGATAGTTGGTCATTTGTCATTTGTCATTTGTCATTCGTTGTTGGTTGATGGTTGTTGGTTGATGGTTGTTGGTGAAAGGCGAGAGGCAAGAGGCACTTTTGTTTTTTCTCCGCGACTCTCCCTCAGCCTCCTGGGCTCTCTCAGCTCTCCTCTCCCTATTCCCTATTAGTATGAGTGGACAGTTGGCGTGCTGTCAGGAATTATGCTGACAATTTAGCTGAATTAAGGGACACTAGAAAGCTAAATATTGTCAGAATCAGGCAAGAGAGGAACGATTCATGGAACTGGCTACGACCTTAACAAGTCAGACAGTTCAGAATGCTATCCGCGAGATCGGGATTAATCCAGATTACTGGTATCCGGTTGGGTGGGCAAATAAACTGCAACCTGGTCATATTATGCCCGTAACGATCTGGAAACAAGCAATTGCTGTTTTCCGTGACACGGACGGACAGCTTCATGCTTTAGATGATGCGTGCGCGCATAAGGGTGTGGCTCTACATAAAGGGCAAATTCAAGGGAAACATTTATTGTGTCCCTATCACGGTTGGGAATTTAATGGTGCAGGTCAATGCGTCAAAATTCCATACCTCCCTGAGACACACAAACTACCATGCGCTCAAGTTCGTAGCTACCCCGTCCGCGAAAAATACAATCTGATCTGGATTTTTCCTGGCGATGCGAGTTTGG
This window of the Chroococcidiopsis thermalis PCC 7203 genome carries:
- a CDS encoding GH3 auxin-responsive promoter family protein, whose product is MTNLLLPLLQTVAEHTKDNFVKKTRQVEAVQERFLRDLLRAYQATELGQKYEFKDIRTAEQFRQRVPTSSYSSYAPYCDRIAQGEQNILTPDPVVFFNLSSGSTGAHKLIPVTKRFQNSLRRPNLTSIGFLSSALRQRGSKFGKAIATNSTQLMGRTSGGIPYGPASVGVLRMGKFLCEQIFAHPFETLQAADSLTRHYLCLLFALQQPDTRGIVANFPMLILRTCGYLEQYAEDFIRDIDKGMLAPWLQLEPELRLKLERQIVANPNRAKQLQEILQAEGRLTPEAVWSNLAFTVAARGGTSDFYFERFPTYFSKTPGFGAVCCSSEGAFGIYPELNSDASILAIESAFFEFIPQDQWDVEQPKTLLPSEVKPGNYYRILMSNYSGFYRYDIGDVMEVVGFYEQAPLIVFRHRRGGLLSSTSEKTTEFHVTQVMQVLQQEFDLPLEDFCITLSDDVIPAYYLVNIELAPGKILENPQQFLDRFDRQLSAIHTSYAVKRINNDQIPPPRLRILAPGSFAIVRQRQLEKGVPDSQLKFPHISEDRNFLAGLQVEREVQLSVTSDQ
- a CDS encoding MFS transporter — translated: MRKLSLSPTVAFAAIARNPQLMVLMAAGSLTTMTGAVFNPALGEIKHQLQLAPEIGGYLAAAHVWALGLFSLPLGILSDRVGRVKVLVVSLLCYAVFGAAGVTVDNFLPLIALRGCLGIATAGITSASLGLLTSMYEGEERAKALGYATGTLTLAGIVFPLLGGGVGYFFHWRYIFCLYAIGLPLAVLTAKILPQPPERTSVKTEQRPKHKLWQVLGRYQTIWLLLTLSLTSIVMYSVVFYTPQYFKDTINANTLTNSLVLASRALGAAIISAFGARKLSQSLGLYKATAVGFIMMALTLSTIPFLREISLIMLAAVGFGAGFGLILPNLYDALASLAPSQLRSSVLSAGAGAGFIGQSFCPIVLGFIVKNNGIEAAFYTAASASIVIGMLLLVFGSQE
- a CDS encoding GH3 auxin-responsive promoter family protein, with translation MVNLVLSALNAVTDLTKANFIKKTRRTAEVQERFLLRLLQAHRDTEFGRKYQLGEIKTVDRFRDRVPILPYSSYEPFLERIANGKQNILTADPVVYLTLTSGSTGKKKMIPTTRRSQNITRQATLTSMGFLTAALRSRGQQFGKILLTNSTQQWGRTSAGIPYGPASAGVLSMDKWLYGQFFAQPYETLQVADSSARHYLALLFALQDPLMRGMLANFPMLILRTCNYLEKFGEDLIHDIETGTIANWLEVEPELRLALEQRLSANPVRANELREILQSEGKLTPHLAWSNLSFVACARGGTSDFYFQRFPTYFNNTPIFGAVFSSAEGMFSIYHELDDDSSILALESGFFEFIPQDQWQEEQPKTLLATEVRSGERYRILTTSYNGFYRYDIGDVIEVVGFYEQAPLIVFRHRQGGLISSTTEKTTEAHATQVMQAVQQEFSLLLEDFCMTLSENDFPARYLLNIELANGYKLEDPQAFLSECDRKLQAANTHYEISRKDPIPPPRLRILAPGSFAILRQRQIEKGIPDSQLKFPHISEDRNFLSGLQVQQEVRLPEDEA